The Cucumis melo cultivar AY chromosome 5, USDA_Cmelo_AY_1.0, whole genome shotgun sequence genome has a segment encoding these proteins:
- the LOC103498823 gene encoding pentatricopeptide repeat-containing protein At2g06000 isoform X1 yields the protein MKIRESERQSERPTVCKQERIVIENIWEDRAEPNDGVGLQMTLLFFSSRAYRLRLSNFSISQFYSLADSVSRARPFCDREIIRNSEAWLVKVVCTLFSRSHSLNACFGYLSRNLNPSIAFEVIKRFRDPLLGLKFFEFSRIHLSINHTFNTYDLLMRNLCKVGLNDSAKIVFDCMRSDGILPDSSILELLVSSYARMGKFDSAKNFLNEVHCYGIKVSPFVYNNLLNMLVKQNLVDEAVSLFREHLEPYFVPDVYSFNILIRGLCRIGEIDKAFEFFQNMGNFGCFPDIVSYNTLINGFCRVNEISKGHDLLKEVMLIKGVSPDVITYTSIISGYCKLGDMKAASELFDEMVSSGIKPNNFTFNVLIDGFGKVGNMRSAMVMYEKMLLLGCPPDVVTVTSLIDGYCREGEVNQGLKLWEEMKLRNLSPNVYTYAVLINALCKENRIQEARNFLRHLKSSEVVPKPFIYNPVIDRFCKAGQVDEANFIVAEMQEKKCRPDKITFTILIIGNCMKGRMVEAISTFYKMIEINCIPDEITINSLISCLLKAGMPNEASQIKQAALQKLNLGSLSLGSLLTRKSSSVPVAVW from the coding sequence ATGAAGATCAGAGAGTCTGAAAGACAATCTGAAAGACCTACTGTCTGTAAACAGGAAAGGATTGTGATTGAGAATATATGGGAAGATAGAGCAGAGCCCAATGATGGCGTGGGGCTGCAGATGACCCTCTTATTCTTCTCTAGCCGTGCCTACAGGCTTCGACTCTCCAACTTCTCCATTTCTCAGTTTTACAGCCTTGCAGATTCAGTATCACGCGCTCGGCCTTTTTGTGATAGAGAGATAATACGAAACTCGGAGGCTTGGCTAGTGAAGGTTGTTTGCACTCTCTTTTCTCGATCGCATTCCCTCAATGCTTGTTTTGGTTATCTAAGTAGAAACTTGAACCCTTCAATCGCTTTTGAGGTTATTAAGCGGTTTAGAGATCCCTTATTgggtttgaagttttttgagTTTAGTAGAATACACCTGAGCATTAACCATACCTTTAATACCTATGATTTGCTCATGAGGAATCTCTGTAAAGTGGGTCTCAATGATTCTGCAAAAATTGTGTTTGATTGCATGAGGAGTGATGGGATTTTGCCGGATAGTTCCATTTTAGAACTCTTGGTGTCTTCATACGCTCGAATGGGAAAGTTTGATTCTGCCAAAAATTTTCTTAATGAGGTTCACTGTTATGGTATTAAAGTTAGTCCTTTTGTGTACAATAACTTGTTGAATATGTTGGTCAAGCAGAACCTAGTAGATGAAGCTGTCTCACTATTCAGGGAGCACTTGGAACCATATTTTGTTCCAGATGTTTACAGCTTCAATATATTAATTAGAGGATTGTGCAGAATAGGAGAAATTGATAAGGCCTTTGAGTTTTTCCAGAATATGGGAAATTTTGGTTGCTTTCCTGATATTGTTTCGTATAATACGCTTATAAATGGGTTTTGTAGGGTCAATGAGATTAGTAAAGGGCATGATTTGCTAAAAGAAGTTATGTTAATAAAAGGGGTTTCCCCGGATGTTATAACCTATACATCAATTATATCAGGCTATTGCAAATTGGGTGATATGAAGGCAGCTTCTGAGCTTTTTGACGAGATGGTTAGTTCTGGAATCAAACCCAACAACTTCACTTTCAATGTCCTCATTGATGGTTTTGGCAAGGTTGGAAACATGAGATCTGCTATGGTCATGTACGAGAAAATGCTTCTTCTTGGCTGTCCACCAGACGTGGTTACAGTCACTTCCCTGATTGATGGCTATTGCCGGGAAGGTGAAGTGAATCAAGGTTTGAAGCTCTGGGAGGAGATGAAACTAAGAAATCTGTCACCAAATGTGTATACCTATGCTGTTCTCATCAATGCTCTTTGTAAGGAAAATAGAATACAGGAGGCGAGAAATTTTTTGAGGCACTTGAAATCGAGTGAGGTTGTTCCCAAACCATTTATTTATAATCCCGTGATTGATAGATTTTGCAAGGCTGGACAGGTGGATGAGGCAAACTTCATAGTGGCTGAGATGCAGGAGAAGAAATGCAGGCCTGATAAAATAACATTTACCATTCTTATTATTGGCAACTGTATGAAAGGGAGGATGGTGGAGGCAATTAGCACTTTTTATAAGATGATTGAGATCAACTGTATTCCAGATGAAATTACTATTAATTCTTTGATATCTTGCCTTCTGAAGGCTGGAATGCCTAATGAAGCCTCTCAAATCAAACAAGCTGCTTTACAGAAGCTCAACTTGGGCTCGTTATCGTTAGGGAGCCTGCTTACAAGAAAATCTTCAAGTGTGCCAGTTGCTGTTTGGTGA
- the LOC103498823 gene encoding pentatricopeptide repeat-containing protein At2g06000 isoform X2 — MTLLFFSSRAYRLRLSNFSISQFYSLADSVSRARPFCDREIIRNSEAWLVKVVCTLFSRSHSLNACFGYLSRNLNPSIAFEVIKRFRDPLLGLKFFEFSRIHLSINHTFNTYDLLMRNLCKVGLNDSAKIVFDCMRSDGILPDSSILELLVSSYARMGKFDSAKNFLNEVHCYGIKVSPFVYNNLLNMLVKQNLVDEAVSLFREHLEPYFVPDVYSFNILIRGLCRIGEIDKAFEFFQNMGNFGCFPDIVSYNTLINGFCRVNEISKGHDLLKEVMLIKGVSPDVITYTSIISGYCKLGDMKAASELFDEMVSSGIKPNNFTFNVLIDGFGKVGNMRSAMVMYEKMLLLGCPPDVVTVTSLIDGYCREGEVNQGLKLWEEMKLRNLSPNVYTYAVLINALCKENRIQEARNFLRHLKSSEVVPKPFIYNPVIDRFCKAGQVDEANFIVAEMQEKKCRPDKITFTILIIGNCMKGRMVEAISTFYKMIEINCIPDEITINSLISCLLKAGMPNEASQIKQAALQKLNLGSLSLGSLLTRKSSSVPVAVW, encoded by the coding sequence ATGACCCTCTTATTCTTCTCTAGCCGTGCCTACAGGCTTCGACTCTCCAACTTCTCCATTTCTCAGTTTTACAGCCTTGCAGATTCAGTATCACGCGCTCGGCCTTTTTGTGATAGAGAGATAATACGAAACTCGGAGGCTTGGCTAGTGAAGGTTGTTTGCACTCTCTTTTCTCGATCGCATTCCCTCAATGCTTGTTTTGGTTATCTAAGTAGAAACTTGAACCCTTCAATCGCTTTTGAGGTTATTAAGCGGTTTAGAGATCCCTTATTgggtttgaagttttttgagTTTAGTAGAATACACCTGAGCATTAACCATACCTTTAATACCTATGATTTGCTCATGAGGAATCTCTGTAAAGTGGGTCTCAATGATTCTGCAAAAATTGTGTTTGATTGCATGAGGAGTGATGGGATTTTGCCGGATAGTTCCATTTTAGAACTCTTGGTGTCTTCATACGCTCGAATGGGAAAGTTTGATTCTGCCAAAAATTTTCTTAATGAGGTTCACTGTTATGGTATTAAAGTTAGTCCTTTTGTGTACAATAACTTGTTGAATATGTTGGTCAAGCAGAACCTAGTAGATGAAGCTGTCTCACTATTCAGGGAGCACTTGGAACCATATTTTGTTCCAGATGTTTACAGCTTCAATATATTAATTAGAGGATTGTGCAGAATAGGAGAAATTGATAAGGCCTTTGAGTTTTTCCAGAATATGGGAAATTTTGGTTGCTTTCCTGATATTGTTTCGTATAATACGCTTATAAATGGGTTTTGTAGGGTCAATGAGATTAGTAAAGGGCATGATTTGCTAAAAGAAGTTATGTTAATAAAAGGGGTTTCCCCGGATGTTATAACCTATACATCAATTATATCAGGCTATTGCAAATTGGGTGATATGAAGGCAGCTTCTGAGCTTTTTGACGAGATGGTTAGTTCTGGAATCAAACCCAACAACTTCACTTTCAATGTCCTCATTGATGGTTTTGGCAAGGTTGGAAACATGAGATCTGCTATGGTCATGTACGAGAAAATGCTTCTTCTTGGCTGTCCACCAGACGTGGTTACAGTCACTTCCCTGATTGATGGCTATTGCCGGGAAGGTGAAGTGAATCAAGGTTTGAAGCTCTGGGAGGAGATGAAACTAAGAAATCTGTCACCAAATGTGTATACCTATGCTGTTCTCATCAATGCTCTTTGTAAGGAAAATAGAATACAGGAGGCGAGAAATTTTTTGAGGCACTTGAAATCGAGTGAGGTTGTTCCCAAACCATTTATTTATAATCCCGTGATTGATAGATTTTGCAAGGCTGGACAGGTGGATGAGGCAAACTTCATAGTGGCTGAGATGCAGGAGAAGAAATGCAGGCCTGATAAAATAACATTTACCATTCTTATTATTGGCAACTGTATGAAAGGGAGGATGGTGGAGGCAATTAGCACTTTTTATAAGATGATTGAGATCAACTGTATTCCAGATGAAATTACTATTAATTCTTTGATATCTTGCCTTCTGAAGGCTGGAATGCCTAATGAAGCCTCTCAAATCAAACAAGCTGCTTTACAGAAGCTCAACTTGGGCTCGTTATCGTTAGGGAGCCTGCTTACAAGAAAATCTTCAAGTGTGCCAGTTGCTGTTTGGTGA